The following coding sequences lie in one Capsicum annuum cultivar UCD-10X-F1 chromosome 5, UCD10Xv1.1, whole genome shotgun sequence genomic window:
- the LOC107871102 gene encoding coronatine-insensitive protein 1, producing the protein MDDRSSTRLSTSTNDTVWECVIPYIQESRDRDAVSLVCKRWWQIDSITRKHITMALCYTAKPEQLSRRFPHLESVKLKGKPRAAMFNLIPEDWGGYVTPWVVEITKSFSRLKALHFRRMIVGDSDLELLAIRRGKVLQVLKLDKCSGFSTDGLLHIARSCRNLRTLLMEESSIIEKDGEWVQELALNNTVLENLNFYMTDLVQVRAEDLELIARNCKSLVSMKISEFEITKLLGFFRAAAALEEFGGGAFNDQPEHVAENGYNEQAGKYAAVVFPPRLCQLGLTYLGKNEMSILFPITFRVKKLDLLYALLDTAAHCFLLQRCPNLEILETRNVVGDRGLEVLGQYCKRLKRLRIERGADDQEMEDEEGAVTHSGLIDLAKGCLELEYMAVYVSDITNEALEIIGRYLKNLSDFRLVLLDREERITDLPLDNGVRALLRGCHNLRRFALYVRPGGLTDVGLSYVGQYSPNVRWMLLGYVGESDHGLLEFSKGCPSLQKLEVRGCCFSERALALAALQLKSLRYLWVQGYRASSAGRDLLAMARPFWNIELIPARRVVTNDGNNGEAVVSEHPAHILAYYSLAGQRTDFPDTVRPLDPTYLLAE; encoded by the exons ATGGATGACCGTAGCTCAACGCGATTGAGTACGTCGACGAACGACACCGTATGGGAGTGCGTGATTCCGTATATACAGGAATCACGTGACAGAGACGCGGTGTCTTTGGTGTGCAAGAGGTGGTGGCAGATCGATTCGATAACGAGGAAGCATATAACTATGGCTTTGTGCTACACAGCGAAGCCGGAGCAGTTatcaaggaggtttccacatctTGAATCGGTTAAACTTAAGGGGAAACCGAGAGCTGCTATGTTTAATTTGATACCTGAGGATTGGGGAGGGTATGTTACTCCATGGGTTGTGGAAATTACAAAGTCGTTTAGTCGATTGAAAGCTCTTCACTTTAGGAGGATGATTGTTGGGGATTCGGATCTCGAATTGCTTGCGATTCGTCGTGGTAAAGTTCTTCAGGTTTTGAAGCTTGATAAGTGTTCGGGATTCTCTACTGATGGTCTTCTGCATATTGCTCGTTCCTGCAG GAACTTAAGAACTTTGTTAATGGAAGAGAGTTCTATAATTGAGAAAGATGGAGAATGGGTACAGGAACTAGCATTGAACAACACAGTTCTTgagaatttgaacttttacatGACAGACCTTGTGCAAGTTAGGGCTGAAGATCTCGAATTGATAGCAAGAAATTGTAAATCTCTCGTCTCTATGAAAATTAGCGAGTTTGAAATTACGAAACTTCTTGGTTTCTTTAGAGCTGCAGCTGCATTGGAGGAGTTTGGTGGTGGCGCATTTAATGACCAACCAGAACATGTTGCTGAAAATGGCTATAATGAGCAAGCAGGAAAATATGCTGCAGTAGTGTTCCCTCCAAGATTATGCCAATTGGGCTTGACATACTTGGGGAAAAATGAGATGTCCATTCTCTTTCCCATCACATTTCGGGTGAAGAAATTGGATCTTCTTTATGCCCTTCTTGACACAGCAGCCCACTGTTTCTTACTGCAAAGGTGTCCCAACTTGGAAATTCTTGAG ACAAGGAATGTTGTCGGGGATAGAGGATTGGAAGTGCTTGGCCAGTACTGTAAGAGGTTAAAGCGGCTCAGGATTGAGAGAGGAGCTGATGATCAGGAGATGGAGGATGAAGAAGGTGCGGTTACACACAGTGGATTGATTGATTTGGCAAAGGGATGCCTTGAACTAGAATACATGGCTGTCTACGTGTCAGATATTACTAATGAAGCCTTGGAAATTATTGGTAGATATCTGAAAAACCTGTCTGATTTTCGGCTGGTTTTGCTTGACCGAGAAGAAAGAATAACAGATCTGCCACTTGATAATGGTGTCCGTGCTTTACTAAGAGGTTGCCATAATCTTAGAAGGTTTGCCCTCTATGTCAGGCCTGGGGGACTTACTGATGTAGGTCTCAGTTATGTCGGGCAATACAGCCCAAATGTGAGATGGATGCTTCTGGGATATGTTGGTGAATCTGATCACGGCCTTCTAGAGTTCTCTAAAGGATGTCCTAGCCTGCAAAAACTAGAAGTGCGAGGCTGCTGTTTCAGTGAACGTGCATTAGCTTTGGCTGCCTTGCAGCTAAAATCGTTAAGGTACCTTTGGGTGCAGGGATACAGGGCATCCTCAGCTGGTCGCGATCTCTTAGCGATGGCTCGCCCATTCTGGAATATTGAGTTGATTCCTGCAAGACGAGTTGTTACTAACGATGGAAACAATGGAGAAGCTGTAGTGTCCGAGCATCCAGCCCATATACTTGCGTACTATTCACTCGCCGGGCAAAGAACAGATTTTCCAGACACTGTCAGGCCTTTGGACCCAACTTACCTTCTCGCTGAATAG
- the LOC107871103 gene encoding transcription factor DIVARICATA: METLCPTSFVPNSNWTMQQSKSTTEWTKEENKRFESALAIYDETTPNRWSKVAEIIPGKSVLDVMMQYKELVADVSDIEAGLVPNPRRFVSSFALEFADHRKIHTFSKRGKSYDQERKKGVPWTEEEHRRFLMGLEKYGKGDWRNISRNFVISKTPTQVASHAQKYYLRQLSGEKERKRPSIHDITTVNLTNNELLNNNNKLMCEVKSYMSPLQRSTSPADVLIGCWNNSFDGDLMAFGQFV, encoded by the exons ATGGAAACTTTGTGTCCTACTTCTTTTGTACCAAATTCAAATTGGACTATGCAACAGAGCAAGAGTACTACAGAATGGACTAAAGAAGAGAACAAGAGATTTGAAAGTGCTCTTGCAATATACGACGAGACAACTCCAAATCGATGGTCTAAAGTAGCAGAAATTATCCCTGGGAAATCAGTTCTTGATGTGATGATGCAGTACAAAGAATTAGTTGCAGATGTTAGTGACATTGAGGCTGGTTTGGTCCCAAATCCGAGGCGTTTCGTGTCTTCTTTCGCGTTGGAATTTGCAGATCATCGCAAGATTCATACGTTTAGTAAGAGAGGCAAGTCTTATgatcaagaaagaaagaaaggtgTACCATGGACAGAGGAGGAACACAG GCGATTCCTAATGGGGCTAGAGAAGTATGGCAAAGGAGATTGGAGGAACATATCGAGGAATTTCGTGATCTCTAAAACTCCAACACAAGTGGCTAGTCATGCTCAGAAGTACTACTTAAGACAACTTTcaggagagaaagagagaaagagaccTAGCATCCACGACATCACCACCGTCAATCTCACAAACAACGAGTtgctcaacaacaacaacaaattgaTGTGTGAAGTGAAGTCTTATATGTCACCATTGCAGAGATCAACAAGCCCAGCAGACGTACTAATCGGCTGCTGGAACAACTCATTTGATGGAGACCTTATGGCATTTGGTCAATTTGTATGA